In the Pocillopora verrucosa isolate sample1 chromosome 4, ASM3666991v2, whole genome shotgun sequence genome, TCATGGCTACGGTTCATTCGGCAAGCCGGGGATCGGACCGTTGCGTTGTACATCTCAAGAGTTTTATTTAACAGGCCTTCGATGGCTTGGTACAAGGTGGCGTCAGAAGTGATATTATGGAAGGACAGGGTGATGTTCATTGGATAGTGAAGCGATGATAGGAACCATTCGAAGGATGAATCGCAGATGGTCCAGTTGTGGAAGAGTTCGTAGGTTAAATTGAAAACACTGATGTCAGCCACTTCGGTAAAGTTCTGCCAGACTGGGTACGCGACTCCTCCAAGGAATGAAGAATTGTTGATATATCCTGTTATGTTGACGAGTATTTGCCTGGAGATGCTGTATAACACAGGGTGCGTGACATTCAGGATGTACTCAGTAACATTGTGGGTGAAATTTCTAAACACCAAGCTCACGTTGACCATAGCTTGAGTGAAGTTGACAGTTTCATTGAGTATTTCTATCGTAAGATTTTGGACACCAGGTAGGTAAGTTTTTAGGTAGTAATTTACTGTCTTGTTATTAATTGTCCAGTTTCCAATCTCGCTGACTGTTCTATTCAACAACACAGTAAAATTTTTCGAAGCGTTTCTTCCCCACTcagtcaaattgaaaataaatgtttcacaTGTTTGATTGTACCATGTCGTGTTCGCAATGATGTTCGAGATGTTTCCCAGAAAAGCAGTGGTATTGACATGATCGGTGAAGTTCTGGAGAATCACGATCAGCTCTTCCGTAATATTTTCCAGCGTAACATTGCTTTCTTTGATCTTCAGAATAGTATTTGCCAGGTTGTTGTAGAAGAGTGAATAGTTAAATGTGTCGCCTTGGAAGTACCTTTGGTAATTTACGGTGACGTTAGGGATGCTGTGGGAGGTGGTATTAAGTAGATGTATGGTGAGATTAAAGAGATTCTGGGCGATATTTTCTTTGGTATAATTCCACAGCAGCATCTCCTGAGTGATGTTCTTCAAAACGTATTTGAAGTGTGTTCGGAACTTGGTCATGTTTACTCCAGCCAACGTTGCGTTTAGAGTAATGTTCGCCAGCTTGGTTGGTATGTGGAAAGTGAGATTATTCAAGGCGCTCCATTCGTATCTGACAGATGTCATGTTCAATACGTCGTATGCGGTGTTGTCACCTCTAACCTCTCTGCTCCACTCTACATACATTTCACTGCCGTTAATTCTGTAAATGGTGTTGTTGAAGTGCGTGTCGTTGAGTGAGAACATCTTGAGGAACCAAGTAACGTTCCTTGAGGTGATATTGAAATAGGACACTCTCTCTGTGGCGTTGATGGACCAGGTAATGGAGCCATTAAATGCCGTTTTATTGAAGTGATGCCATGTGCTCAGATTAAAGAAGGCACTGTGGGACTTATTACATGTCTTGGTCACAAATTCGATAGTACGGTTCCATAAGGTTAAGTTAGACACCACGCTCATGTTGCTCACAAATCCATTCCACAGAAGGGTGTTGTTGTAAACCGTGGCGTTTGCGTTTGCTCTGATGCTGGTATTGAAGGTTCCAGAGCAGTTTAGACTGAAAGAAACGTTTGGCAGGAAATCGATGGAGACATTAACCTGACTGATTTCTTTGTTCCAAACAAATGTTTGGTTGAGAATTTTCTTTGGTTGGTACTGCAAAACGGATGCCAAGTTGAACACCTTGGAGGAATTGGTCAAGACACCCATCCAGCTGACTGTCCTGTTTGGAGTGTAACCAGTGATTCTAAGGATGTGATGAACCATCTCAGTCGTGGTCTTATTAACCATGTTAACTTGTGCTCCATAGGTACGGTTAGTGAAGGTGAGGTTGACAATGAGGTCCTTTTTCGCGGTAGTATTGAAGAAAGTGAAAACGTATGAGGCATTCATCCAGGAAGATGTACCGTTCCTGATCCTGTGCGTGATATTAATGCTGCGAATTTGATCAACCTCCGGCAACATTTCAGTGGAGAAGTAAGTATGATTTAACTCTGCACTCCAGTTACCCATGGACAGGTTGAAATGGAGATTCCTAGTAGTAGTGGTGTTTGAGTAAGTTGCTGTCATGTTGAAAATTGTCCTGTTCTGGTAGGTGCAGTTAACCAAGATTCCTCTCGCTGTCGGTTTGGCGAACCAGGTTGTGTTCATAGTGGCAGTTGAGTTGAGGCTGGTAATGTTCAAGATCAAGGATTTCCTTTCAGTAGCATTAAAATAGCTTAAGCACGTTGACAATAGAGTGAAGTTATGGTGAGTTCCGTTGAAATAGGCGCTGTTGAAGCAGAATCCCTTCTCCAAGGTGTAGTTCTTCAAAGAGCCTGACAGCACAACTGAATGGTTTAAATAGGTGATGTTTAGGCTGACATTTCTAACCTCGTGGTTGTACATCCAGGTGGTGTTTAATGCGATTGATCTATTCTGGTGAGTGATATTCAAATGACAAATCTTGATACTGTCGGTTGCGTTCGTCACAGTCATGTTCAGCGAGGAGGTCCTGTTGAAGGCTGTGGCGTTGCAGAAGAAGACAGTGATGTTTTTCTCCGTAGAGTTACGATATGCCTTATAACAGGACAGCACCTGGGTCCCGTTGTTGAATACGTTCACATGGGTCTTGTAGAAGCTTGTAGTATTGACGTAACTGACGTTTATTGTGATGTTATTGTTCAGAATCGGTGTGCTCCACGTTGGGCAGCTGACATTCCAAGTCACATTCGAGGTACGAGTAGTCATGTTATGTTGGCCGCGCAAGTGCAAAGTCAGGTTGAGCGGGCGGTGAGTAATTTTTAGTGTCATGTTACCTGTCGTATTTCCGTTGAGGTTGATGGACGTGTTGAGGTAAAGAACGGAGATAGGAATGCTCTCTGTGGTGTTCTTAACAGTGATGTTTGTTTCCAAGTGCCACTTGTGCGTGTCATTCATcataaagaaactgtggtgaaAGGACTTGTTGAAGAGAGTGGCATTCATTGCCAACCCATACTTGATTTTGTGTGTCTTGTGGCAGGTGCGGTGGAAGTAGAAAGCTGTGAGATTCCTTGCCACATTGAGAGTGATATTAACGGCTTTGGAGATGGGAACGAAGATATAATCAATCGTGGTGGCGTTCTCGTGGTCGGCACCAACGCTTATATTCCAGCGATACATCTCTTCAGTTTTGTTAGAGGTGATATTGCAGAAGAACCTCCTTTCGTAGCTTGCTCCAGGAGTAGAAACGGAAATGGCCGTCTTGTTCGTGTGTTTGTCTGGCTTCGTGAAGTTGACCtccatttttaagtttttcagtaATGGATCGGTTCTGTTTAAGTAGACGGAGAAGTTGGAAGGACCAGTAAGAGGGAAGAATGGAGCAGTTTTATTGTACCAGGCCACTGGTATGGAGATGTTGGAACACAAATTGAGGCCGAGTATCTTAGTACTGTTGAAAATGTCGGTGGTGCAGATACCAGTCTGAAATGAAAAATCGAtaactttcttattttctcaaaATAGTAACTTAAGGTATGGCAGTTACCCATCATTCGAATTTTTATTTATCCGGGATAAGACGAAAACATCAAAAGCAAATGAAACTAGGTTCTCCTAACCCGCTGCATGAATAGTTATAAGCGGAAATTCATACCGTGTTGCGATGGTCCACTCCACGGATCGGGATCTCTTCGTTGTTGAAATGATGGAAAAGAGAAGTTCTAAAGAGGAAAGACGATGGATGATGAATCAACTTAAACGCAATGAGAAATTCTATAAATGCAACTATCCCCTAGGTTACACGGGATGAAAATTAAGATCAACTGAAAAGTGAAGATGAAATTTCAGGATAACTACAACTGACAAAAAtactgaataaataaatttaatgggGTCAGATGACGCCGTGGAAAGCATTCGAGGAGCTTTGTGTCAACATCCATAAATTTATAATTATGAGCCTTCAAAATGGATCTCCAATTGGGGTCAACGCAACATTATGTGACGATTTTGTTCTATATAGTGAAGTTGCGTCATAGACATTACAATCGGTACTTTAAACAGACGCTACGACGGAAAGTAcgtgataacaaaataaaaaggaggGCTATTGTTCTTACGTGATGTTCAAAATCTCCTGTGGCTTGTCGGTGACATTGAAATGTGACTTTAATCCTTGCTCCTGACTGTAGGTtaaatttccttgtaattcggtGGAAGTGGAAATTGAACCATTCAGAAGAACGCCTGTTGATAGGTGGAAGGCATCCAATGTAACCTTTCCAGAGATCACGATGGCAGCACTATGGAATGATAGAAGAACgaaatgaattaatttaaacaacaaacaaatttatgaTCGATGAAATTCCAGTTTAGGTTTATACCAAAATAGCAAACGTTAGCCTAAAAATGCATATAACTCTTGTATCATTTGTCTGCTGTTAGTACATTTTGGACCTCAGGATTATCCCTTTTTCAAAGACCTCCCTTAATCAATATTACAAGTAGATTTATAGTCACTTGAACTAAAATTTAGGATGATACCTCCTAAAAGTTGACGAATACTTCTTTTCGTTACCTTGGCTTTACAGTTCCTTTGACAACAGCCCTCTTGTTACCCCAGAAAAGGCTCAATAGGTCAGCCTTTCCTTGTACGTGCACACTGGTGACAGATGTACCATTGATACTTAGGTTCAGCGGTATTCCAAGGCATGTCGGAATGATATAAGTCTCTTCCAAGAACAGAAAACTTTTGGTGAAAGTCTTGTCAACTCCTTTTGAAAGAGCTCGCAACAGTTCGATCAGATCAGCGATGGGAATATCATCATCCTCCAACCATTCGAGATCCTTCAATCTGAACAAGTCAAGTTCATTGCCAAACAACTTCAGAGAAAGAAGACCACTGGGCGTCATCTTGCGAAGGTTAACCTGCGTTAAAAATAACATAAGTAAATTTAGTCTTTAAACATTTATTGTACTCTAGTACCCGTATCCAAACATTGCTTTTTCTCTTAACGAAATTTTAACATCTAGCACATAGCTTTTGACACTTATACGAAATGATTTGATACAGAGAAACaagaatgaattaaaataaaaagcaaagaagaatGGATGAATAAAAGTAATTCCTGAGAAAATTAAGTCAAAGAGAGAGGTattactgtttcttttttttaagatgcCTTAAACTTTTCGCCATGGGAAGCAAAAAGATGGGAAGCCTGTACTTTAGCTTGGCCTTCCCGAGATGGGATGCCTCTCAATTCACTGTGCCCCATTGAAGCTGTTCTCACCTTCCTATCAAGAGTTTCCAAGTCAATTACGTTGTCTACACTCCTCTTCTGAATTTCTCTGGCCTCATTTTCGCTCTTCTCTGGTGTTTTCATGAGCCCCGAGATATGACTTTCAGGAAAGTACCCTTTGTGTCCAAAAAGCTTCTCCCAAATGATCTCCAGGCCCTCAAGCCTTGTGCTTGTCTCGACCACCGGGATAGCCCCGCCCCATAGGTCAAGGGTCACATTGAGTTCTGCGCTTCTCGGGACAAGGCTCTCCGGGTGGTAGATCACATGACTTTCTGTGCTGAAGCCCAGATTATTTTCCTctagaaggaaaaagaaacaaatcaaattgtAGGAGTTCAGTTGCAGACATAACAGACAACAGGAGCAATAAGAGGAAAAGATTCCGTTTATGTATAGCGGACACTCACCATTCAAATAACTTTTCTGTAAGAACTGCGACTTGTAGGTGGTGTTGAAATCACGCAGAGGGGTTGTCCGCTGTTTCAGAGCTTTCTTGATTAGTTCACTCAATCTGTTAGAGTGTTGTTAAAAAGAGTCATccatcatttcaaaattaagggGCACGTAGGGGCGGCAACAACTGCAGCTGTGTGATGTTCCATTCTCTATATACACaaaataaggattttttttatcctttccAAACTTTTGCACCTCTTAGAGAAAAGGAACATCAGCTTTGTGTGAAAGGGTATCAAGGGGGTGTTGAACAACAAAAACTTACCTCTTGCCATAAGTGGGCTCAACAGAGTCATTCATCTGTTTGAGATGGCTGCTGACGAAGGCGCCAACCTGGGTATTGACTTCACCATCCAGTACTTGTGCCACGTATCTGATCGTTTTTTCATCGGGATACTTCATTAAGGCAAGGTAAGCCTGCAGACGCACCTCGGGGTCATTGCCATAGTCACCAAACACCTCACTTCCCAGAACATTCCACGTATCTGGGCAGAAAGGCATGCTTCGAATGGTCTCTATGGCAACTACAGAGATATTGAGGAAGTTGGCTCCTTGTGAGCATTTCACAAGCTCTTTTGCTTTGGAGTGCATAAGTCCTGCATTGCCAATAGCTTTTAGGGTGATAATGACGTCATCAATGTCATATGAGGTGGCCTCACAGTTCTTTGGAAGTTGCTCCTCTAAGAAGGAGACCGCACGCATCACAGCAGAGTCCTGAATACAAACAAGAACAAACACAAAttgtcaaaaaaagaaaagagcggAAAAACTGCAGAAATTCGATGTGGATTTTTATTGGCATGCATAGATGAGGTCATTATGTTAAAAGCTTTGTGATGCTTGTAACCAAAACTTACAGATTCTCTCAAGCAATCTTTTGGTGTACGTTGACAGTACTTCCGGATCATGGTTCCAAGGGAAAGTAGTGTGGTTGTGGGTAAATCACTCCTCCGTCTTAGAAAATCCTgcaaaggtaacaaaaaaagTATATGGTACTTTCCAGCCAAAAAAAGTATATGGTACTTTCCTAAAGGCTTACAAAAGTGGGCAAATTAAACCTTTCAAGGGAAAGGATGTATAAACAAAACCACGTGAAGACTAAATTTTTTAACGTGAGGGCAGTTGAGGAGCTCCAAGGGGCTATAAAGAAATCTTCTCGATTCaaatataagaaaaatgaaaaatcgcTTACGATCATTTCGTCGAAGAGATATGGAGCTGGATTTCGCGCGGCACTGATTCCATTCAATAGGTAAGCCATATGTTCAGGTTTAACTTGATTGTAGTCGCGGATGGCCTCAATTATGTATCTCAAGCACGGGGTGGTACCGCACTGCGTGAAAGCGTCAAGCAAATACGCcctgaaaaaacaaagaaggaaaaagtaaTTAATGTCGACTGATTGTTGAAATGGATCCGGAGTTAGCTTTGTTTTGTCTTGCTTTGCATTTAGATTTGTACTGAAAGCTGATCGCGACCTGtaacgttttcccgcgcttcaagagGTCtgcttgtttttcctttgaggttCTGCTGGCACTTGTggtatttctgttttgttttgattagcAGTTGCGATCACGTTGATTCCGGCCTTATGAAAACCTTAAGAGTAATATCACAAATGTACCATAAACCTTCCCCATCGCCTTATTAGTTGTTCTTTCTGATGTCACCCTTCTCCCCCTACCAAAGTCtaagggaagggggagggggtgggcaTTGGAGCATCGCTGACTTTCTACAGGGCGATTACGAAGGAGACTATTTTACTTCCCAAATTGTACTCGTAGTTCGCCTCTGTTTGGAAAGGGAATGAGGGACACGGATACTTCAAATCAAGATGGAACGGTCTCAGGGATACGTGATAATGTCACATAGCACTGAGAGGTTTAGTGGTGGATTGTAAGTAGTCAACTCAAAGATAGTTCCTTCTGTTTACTTTGAAATgagagttttaaaatttactctCCTTCATAGCTTTCAACATTCCTCTACCTCTCCTAGTCTAATCCATCATTTTATTCGAAGAACCATCAATCCAAGCAACATTTGTTAATATGCAGAAAATATTTAACCCAGCGGGAGTATGTTTGGATAGAATAGAATTCTTTACGTCATGTAGAATTGTACTTCCCCCTGAGTTGTCTTAATTagccctttgacccctaagagtgaccagcatgtaatttctccttaccacaTCATCCCTGtatcacaaattaaggtcaggagaataaggAAAGTGaccaagaagctcttgattgttaaaaaaattctccttgtcaaccaacacagaaaatgtatagagaacagtatggagaatatgcatactaatgttaaaACAAAGACTCACTGTGATTTCTTGCACTGTTTCTTCGTGAACTCGCCTTCTTGTTGTTCATCGCAGTTGTAAAATCGAGTCCAGACATTCTTCAGAGCGTTTACGTCGAGTTTCCGGATTGAGAAGACCAAACGGGTGAATTTAGTCACCGTGCTCGGTTTGGTTTCGTTGATAGGAAGGATCTTGATCAAGCCCTCTAAAACGTCCTCTGCGCTCTTAGAGGATGTCTCATAAACTGGCTCTACCTCAGCTTTCGGCAAAGATTGCTCGTAAAACATGTTTGATTTTCTCATCTCTGTTCAAAGAGTGAAAATTATGAATTCAATTTCAAATACACAACCGCTTCTTCTACTACAAAAATAGAAAACGATAACATTCAATACTATTGATAATAATGTcgataataaattttacaaagcCTAAATGCTCTTACAGAGTCTTAAGGGAAAGCTAAACTTCCTTATGTAGACAACTAGAGACCGCCACACTGATATGATACTAACAACAGTCCAATAAATTGCAGGTCAGCATTGCGACGCATGAACGATGAAATATTCCATATAATGCTGAAGTCATGAATGGAAAAAGATGCTGAGAATTTAAAATGACGTAGATGAGAAGGAGGCGAATTCCTTAACTTAGCGGAGGCAACAGAAAAATGGCATTCCTACTAGTCTACGCAGATACCTCTACTCACAGCTGGTTTAACTTCAACCTAGAAATTATCCGTATTCCCACGAGAGGATTGCGGATTGGGTTTCCTACATTGTTTCCTTCCTTAACAAGCTACCGCTCATTCCCAATAAACCCAGTTTCGCACTCCTCCTACCATGTCAAAATCTCTACAATAGTAGATACTAGTTTGGCTTAGGAAGCATTTTAAAAATCCCAGGGAAACGCATGGACGTAAGGCATATAGTTTTCAGTACATCAGACAGTATTTGATAGGCCCCCTTCTCTTACAATTAAGCAACTCTGATTAACGAAATCTATTTTGCTTTGTAAAGAGTTCAGAAATAATGTTAGCATTCCAAATTTGAGTGTGTagaatttaaaaagagaacaTTACCTGGAAATTTCATTTCGTCCGCGAAGAAGAACGTCATGCGTACCGATTCAAGGGTCAAATTCACCCTGTAAGAAATTGCGAAAAAGAAAAGTCTAACTTCCCCGCCTTTTAAAGTG is a window encoding:
- the LOC131779258 gene encoding uncharacterized protein encodes the protein MRVLIAFLLVGGALAVPVPISKEEEICDQAFTRFVPNQRYTYRYVATTVTGVTGTTNQTTGLRIEATCEINALADCRRSLWVKDVRIFEASPNGEKDFKSSPNQESFKRALEANHLVFSERRGRFVMVLPVKTEPVYITNIKRGILSALQLQFSEKPQEMIHEVDVTGNCTSEYKIVNKQIVESEITKKRDLSNCTSRSHNITKLNPVTYDVNSQIQGPLNSTSFCRYIVREKHVKTVECNETHLMRPFSYNAAGVTTNVTVNLTLESVRMTFFFADEMKFPEMRKSNMFYEQSLPKAEVEPVYETSSKSAEDVLEGLIKILPINETKPSTVTKFTRLVFSIRKLDVNALKNVWTRFYNCDEQQEGEFTKKQCKKSQAYLLDAFTQCGTTPCLRYIIEAIRDYNQVKPEHMAYLLNGISAARNPAPYLFDEMIDFLRRRSDLPTTTLLSLGTMIRKYCQRTPKDCLRESDSAVMRAVSFLEEQLPKNCEATSYDIDDVIITLKAIGNAGLMHSKAKELVKCSQGANFLNISVVAIETIRSMPFCPDTWNVLGSEVFGDYGNDPEVRLQAYLALMKYPDEKTIRYVAQVLDGEVNTQVGAFVSSHLKQMNDSVEPTYGKRLSELIKKALKQRTTPLRDFNTTYKSQFLQKSYLNEENNLGFSTESHVIYHPESLVPRSAELNVTLDLWGGAIPVVETSTRLEGLEIIWEKLFGHKGYFPESHISGLMKTPEKSENEAREIQKRSVDNVIDLETLDRKVNLRKMTPSGLLSLKLFGNELDLFRLKDLEWLEDDDIPIADLIELLRALSKGVDKTFTKSFLFLEETYIIPTCLGIPLNLSINGTSVTSVHVQGKADLLSLFWGNKRAVVKGTVKPSAAIVISGKVTLDAFHLSTGVLLNGSISTSTELQGNLTYSQEQGLKSHFNVTDKPQEILNITTSLFHHFNNEEIPIRGVDHRNTTGICTTDIFNSTKILGLNLCSNISIPVAWYNKTAPFFPLTGPSNFSVYLNRTDPLLKNLKMEVNFTKPDKHTNKTAISVSTPGASYERRFFCNITSNKTEEMYRWNISVGADHENATTIDYIFVPISKAVNITLNVARNLTAFYFHRTCHKTHKIKYGLAMNATLFNKSFHHSFFMMNDTHKWHLETNITVKNTTESIPISVLYLNTSINLNGNTTGNMTLKITHRPLNLTLHLRGQHNMTTRTSNVTWNVSCPTWSTPILNNNITINVSYVNTTSFYKTHVNVFNNGTQVLSCYKAYRNSTEKNITVFFCNATAFNRTSSLNMTVTNATDSIKICHLNITHQNRSIALNTTWMYNHEVRNVSLNITYLNHSVVLSGSLKNYTLEKGFCFNSAYFNGTHHNFTLLSTCLSYFNATERKSLILNITSLNSTATMNTTWFAKPTARGILVNCTYQNRTIFNMTATYSNTTTTRNLHFNLSMGNWSAELNHTYFSTEMLPEVDQIRSINITHRIRNGTSSWMNASYVFTFFNTTAKKDLIVNLTFTNRTYGAQVNMVNKTTTEMVHHILRITGYTPNRTVSWMGVLTNSSKVFNLASVLQYQPKKILNQTFVWNKEISQVNVSIDFLPNVSFSLNCSGTFNTSIRANANATVYNNTLLWNGFVSNMSVVSNLTLWNRTIEFVTKTCNKSHSAFFNLSTWHHFNKTAFNGSITWSINATERVSYFNITSRNVTWFLKMFSLNDTHFNNTIYRINGSEMYVEWSREVRGDNTAYDVLNMTSVRYEWSALNNLTFHIPTKLANITLNATLAGVNMTKFRTHFKYVLKNITQEMLLWNYTKENIAQNLFNLTIHLLNTTSHSIPNVTVNYQRYFQGDTFNYSLFYNNLANTILKIKESNVTLENITEELIVILQNFTDHVNTTAFLGNISNIIANTTWYNQTCETFIFNLTEWGRNASKNFTVLLNRTVSEIGNWTINNKTVNYYLKTYLPGVQNLTIEILNETVNFTQAMVNVSLVFRNFTHNVTEYILNVTHPVLYSISRQILVNITGYINNSSFLGGVAYPVWQNFTEVADISVFNLTYELFHNWTICDSSFEWFLSSLHYPMNITLSFHNITSDATLYQAIEGLLNKTLEMYNATVRSPACRMNRSHEWLVNVTDLAVILVNDTVNVLNVTSLKTTQEIIELYINRTHNMTSQLWNMTVQILTATNFSEPPQKSWEMMNFTAHYHNWTHSMPWTRPVLKKWNSTMLEVITVMRNHSWQSYTRYYFPRVVRYTAEPIESDIYVTAWFLRHFPSNTTLNQKQMNSSFTYPMRINYTQFLHLWAEGYINMTACSLNATRNATEFILNGTYNFTVLAVNITTNWTQTFYNFTFTLVNSTASFINGSLVNETIFHNAHLPKYFYFNLMNFTMNITDHAFNYSMCMLDQTLREYVNKTLSPVITTWRTLKALNELKPEDIVEMLQPKNQTGMIFGKNIYTFDKRYFRFPWIKGSNCEYLVSRDFKDGNFTILSSPEVIVIITRDALVNIHRNGEVISQGITGMDKTNGLTRDFFKELPVKFENTTIVRDGPFINLTNDFGFSVECDMEHFVCSYEVSGFYHNRTAGILGTNNGEPSDDWISPNGKNRTQVSDFVSSWRVAGDCNVKPGIEVKQIPCNRDESAIKRCSELFLNKSSPLSKCFSEVNPVDFAAACKAEYKDCDVSAPVRTLHCNVTAAYIRQCKRHGIEVSLPDECTSCEVGSNMHEKNSTWKEKPSSKVDIVFVCSEGEDMEPVAALLPSFTQQIDQYMKKEGMSPQFGLVGFSGKVPVHRPGHEHTIKGQLFNSAKYFTTDVIRNMRFVPRSNREFPESDGYLGLMKAAEYPFRPAASKLIVLVTNSIRVNHSNISSETVVKALKDIGARLVLIGKFPLKRAIAIDTFNNAYTKKGISKAETKSLIKIYRPPQNDEYFQVVTETQGVGINLKPAFEGPKAKPYSWQMQMILESIFKQLKHDTAQCRECSCVPDMVGKGKTVCKTVPCKA